The DNA segment CGATAATATTGCTTCGAATTTCATCACAATGTTTGAAGGTGAGTGCTTTTATTTCTTGACAtaatcaaatatttgtttattcttcatattttgactgaaaactAATTGATTCCATCATAATATTGATGAATCATTTTTCCAAACAAGATAACCTCTAAATATTTTGGCTAGATTTTCTCTACTACCATTCTACAATATTAGTATTCATTTCAAGTTCATAGAACTTGGAACTATTtcgaaattaattcaaaatagttttttattctatagaaatgaattattttaatgtaCAAGCTTGTacagttttttaataaaattttaattacacACACATTAGGCCTACCTTGGGTAAGTATATCAAATGGTTGAGTCATGCATCTACCTTCAATCAAAGCAGCATATTACTCAttaattttatacttttgagcATTTTTACTTTTCTAATTGTTGAGGTTATCCATGCTTCTTGAAACTGCAGTATTAAGttaaataatgatgaataaacTTATACTTGCTTTGCAGCTCACTCACGATTTCTATGTGTCGCGTATGCAAAGGTGAGTAGCTTGAAACGCGTCCACGATTTTTACTTTTCTCAAAAGGAGTTCCACTTTTCCTATGataataactaataattttttattttgaacttGTTACAGATGATTCAATGTCTGAGCTGGAAGAAGACATCTATGACTCATCCTCTTGCCATCCAACTCAGGTGATGAATCTTCTACCGATGATGACTGCATGAACAATGTTGCTGTGGAAACTAACAGAGCATCTTCATCCAGAGACGGACAAAACAATGACAACTCAACAGGAGCtggtgaattgaataataatcaacCGGTTGATGAGGTAAGATTAGCTAAACGTGGGAAAAGAAGGTACAAAGATGAAAGCAAATGGAAGCGGAATGAaagaaaaagactgagaaattctGGAAAACAGTACCataatgtttcaaaaaaattaattcctGAGAAGCAATTCAACGAGAATATGGACTGTACATGTAAAGTTGAGTGCAGCACTTTGATTGACACAGAACATAGGAGAAAATTGTTcaaatcattctattctatgGGAAATTTTGACATGCAAACGTCATATATTTGCTCTTTGATCAAAGTAAGCCCTAAGCAACGAACTTATACTAAGAATGATTCTAATAAGAGAAATTACACTAGAATGTATTACCTGCCCAACCAGAATGGTATAGAAATAAAAGTTTGTAAGACTTTGTTCAAGGCAACATTTGCCATCTCAGACGGTCGTCTAACAAGAGCTCTAAGTGGAAAACCTCACGGAAGTACACCTCCCATTGATAGGAGAGGTAAACAACCCTGTCAATTCAAAACAagtgaagagaaaataaatcaGATAAAGCAATTCATCTCAAAATTCCCCACTTATTCATCCCATTATTCACGCAATAAAAATCCATCTAGAAAATATCTTCCTCCAAATTTGAATCTCTCCAAATTATACAGCCTCTACAAAGAAGAATGCCCCAATCCAGTTCGtccattcattttcaaaaagatTTTTAATAGAGATTTCAATCTTTCATTCCATTCACCGTTGTCAGATACATGCAAAAAATGTGATGCCTTTGATATCAAATTGAAATCAGCAGGAGCAGATGGTGATATTGCAtcaattgaaatggaaaaacaaCTTCACTTGCGAAAAGCTGAGTCTGCTAGAGCTGGCATGAAAGCTGATACTGAAGCTGGAAAAACTGATCCTGATTTGACTGTAATTGCATTTGATTTGATGAAAACTTTACCTACACCTTTACTTTCTGTAGGAACAGCCTACTACAAGAGACAATTATGGACCTATTGTCTAGGAGTGCACAATTTGTCCACTAATGATGCTCATATGTATGTATGGGATGAAACTATTGCTTCCAGGGGACCAGCAGAAATAGGTTCTTGTATTAtgcattttataaaaaataatgtgtCTACTAGCAAACTGATAATGTACAGTGACCAGTGCGGAGGTCagaatagaaatattaaaatgGTGGCATTTTGCACTCATATTACTGATTCAGTACAGTACTGTGTCAatgaaattcatcataaattctTGGTCTCTGGTCATTCATACCTACCGTGTGATCAGGATTTCGGCATCATAGAAAAGCAGAAGCGTTTTTTCAATGAGATCTTTGTACCAAGTGATTGGGTAAAAGTAATCAGCCAGGCAAGAAAGAAAAATCCTTTCTCTGTGACAGTGATGAAGCAACAAATGATGAAGTCTCCAAAAACAATTCTCGACAATGTGACCAATCGTAAGGTGAATGCAGAAAAGAGCAAAGTTGAGTGGCTGAAAATGCAGTGGATTCACATCAGTAGGGGGCATCCATATGTAATGTTCTACAAATACTCAAATAGTGATGACGTCCAATTTTCTTCCGTCAATCTATCCAAGAGGAAGAGAAATGAAGTTACAGATCTCCAGCCGCTATATCCAAATGGAGGGCAATGACACCGCAAAGTACAATGATCTACAGTCCCTTCTGCCTTATGTACCTCCAGTTCATCATCCTTTCTACTCATCCATCAAAACGTCAACAGCAGTAGAAGATACTGGGCTTGTAGTAGATGATGACTCAGACTCTAGTGaacattgattgaatttgattaCAGTAAGGTTTTCCAATAACttctatcattcataatttcaattttatcaggCCTACTTGatccattttttataataattgaagattttttCGATAGTCTATTATAATGtgcatattaattattatttttccattacTTACAAACTAGAATGCTTATGATAACACTCATCATACctgattgaaatgaaattaggCCTGGTAATGGAACAAACAAATATATATTCTCTCaattcttattaattttcaatttaaattgttATTGTTGAGCTTATTcctcaattttatttgattttaataataaaaaatgaatttcttaatttatttacTCACGAGTCATAAGAACGTAATCTTCCTCGTCCAATGGTTTGTTCCAAAGTTTTGGTAGTGGGTGTGTCGACAATGCATTTAAATGCATATAATCAGACACGCCTGGAACtggaaattaatttaaataacatgaattttccttttcatcaaattaaaaaaatatcagaatGAGTAGTGCAACAGCAAGCAAAGATTGACTGAGGAGAGAGAGCTCCCCgaaattttccatttctttGTATTTgcaaatgtattttttaattgcTCAACTTAAGATTGAAAAAGGTATGAGCTCAAAGACATATTGTTCATAGCGGAAATAACTAACGTTAATATTTAGCTAATAAAGATGTGAAAATGTATGTTTGTGTATGTTTTTCATTGGTAAGAGAATCCTCTCAGATGTTCCGCATCGCCGTTTCCCTAGATCAACTTCCCAGCAGTAAACTAAAAACTTACAGGTTTCATCGTGCTCAATTTGAACCACTCGGAAATGAAACTCAAAATGTATTAGTAAAAATAGATTGAGAATATagacaaaaaattcaaactttttgATAACCgagaataaaactttatttgttTGAATTACCTTATTCATTTCTGCTAACGAAgatgttttttctcaaaaacaacaTGCTATAGTCTATTCTATTAACAATAAGGGAGGACATAAACCATTTGTTGTATTTAGATTTCTTGGGAGCTTTGATTGACTTACAATTACTTACTTACTAAAGGTCCAAATCCTAAGCGGCAAATGTACGATTCCAGCCGCGCGGCGACTGTACTAGTTTATACTGTACTCAGTCTATATGAGTCGACTATGGAGACAATAACTATATGAGTTAATAAGGCGCGGCTACAATCGTTGCTTAGGAATTAGACAGTTACAGTCAGATTTcaacaatgaaatataatttataaatgtttttatttaaagAGTAGCCCTAGAAAGTACATAAAAATTATCTACAAAAATACATAAAAGTTATATCGTTCAAGGAGGTAGGTCGATGGATAGGAGcgatatattattttattcttcatttctACAGAGTTACTCGAGTGTTATTACCTATTATAGTACCCCCTTTCATTTTCTTTGAAgatctatataataaaatattattttacattattatcttAATAAAGAATTCAAGtaggaataattattttcttactcTGCTCAGGCCACAGTTCAGGTGATGTGCGATCCAGCTTCTCCAGGCTCAGTAGGCTCTCATCCAATGCAGTCATAGTCTGCTCCGATCCTGCAAATATAAATCATATCAAAAACCAATCAAGTAGGCTATTTTgtgatattaaaaattaaagagCAATACTCAATGCATGAATCACAAATATATACTGCGAATAagtgtttatttttgttttaacgtACATTGgatgaaacatttttatttctcataaaaattgaatctttatttcatgaaattcacataacaaaataaaacatgcTGTGCTCATCTATCtattttaatttctaaattatgtTGTTGgaaagatgacaaatcttgatCATTGAGAGGAAGTAAAAGTCGTAACAAGGTTCGACTAAGTCATAGCAAgagtctaatcgacaaattggaaACTTTGCTTCTTTCTATGAccctattcatcactgtaattggctcaTCTCCTACCATTTATCTACACCGCATATTCCTCGTATAGGTTGCAACTAAATATGTACCTATAgactttatttatattaagcacaaacaaaataaatctttgaacTTGATCAAACGCTAAAATTGTTAGGGAACCGAATTTGCACAACGGTTGGATTCGATTCACACGATTATTTAGTTGAAtagcaaaataaaaattaaaccTTGAAGAAAACCAAAGCGGGCCCAGAACAATTTTCAAGTCGTggttaaatgattgaaattcgACTGCTCCCGTCGACGAATCGCGTTCAGCAATCAAATCCAGTGTCGATGAGTTCAATTTTATAAGCAGTTATagattaaatgaaaattgatgataataataatcaccccccccccccccaatagAAATGTTcctatgaattgaaaaaaatatctaCAAATTAAAGATTTCTTGAATTACCATCATCGGAAGCAACCATGTTCATATTTGTAAACACTAATATGAACTTTAGACTATTGAACTGCATACGCGAACTTACTTCTGGTAAAAATAACTCTTGAACACACAACACAGTAGCAAGATCAGTACTGATCTGATCTCTATGAATTTATCTAATCTGCAAAACCGGGAAATGCTTCTAATTTGAGTAGAAAACAGATAAGGATAAATCAACTGTTGTCAAACAGAAATTTATCATCATATTGGATAGTATAGAATAGAGGGGGGAATAAGGGAGGAAAAATTAATAGACCTCTGTGTctagttttttatcattgtaAGGGACCTttattgatatatattttttgatttagtgattttattttatgacaTAGCCTATCTTGTTATTTTCAAGATACATGATCCTTTTCCATACagaaaaaatttaaacttaattggaaatagataaattaaaaaGTGTTTCCAAGTAACATTTAAATCCCTGGTATTTATTGCTCTAGGCATTTGAATTATCAAGCTCATGCTTGAAATCAAACTATAGATTGGGAACAAAAATTGTCTTTTAACTAAAAATTTGGTTTTATTATCAAAAACATGTTCGtaaatttttgttaaaaaaattgttcaacttTGTTTCTGGCCAAATTCAAGTTGAGGCCAAAATACGTTTTCCCGACTACTTTCAACATTAAGATAGTCCGGGAGCAAATGTACTAAGAAAGGCACTCTGTGGAAATTTTCCGTAGACAAACGTAAAAGATAACACAATTTCCATTAGATGACGCAATGAAAAGTCGAAACCACAAGCAAACATCTCGAAAACAAAAtcgccgccaaaattttcagggttttgttGTATCGTTTTTATTCTGATAAAGGTTCAACATATCTCACCGTTTTTTGCAcgaaaatttctgaaaaacctTCCTCTAAAATTCTTCTTGTATAAAAGATTTCTCTAAAACGCACATTCATTagtaataaatttccaaaacctttcTGAGTCTAGaacaaaacatttttcttcattttctcaaatGTCTTcatattataacttttttgtcCAAGAGATGcaagaaaatattaaatctaTGGAATTTGGATCATTTTCTGAGCTTCAAAAtgatatatttatgttttcacACGCTGTActtcaataaaatatgttttccagcaccctccaaagaaaaccatgcatgatttctggtgcgtttttccatatgaGGAAACAAGTTGAAAATATAAGATCGATTTCTTCATGACTACTGCTGTAGCGtcggaaaaagagaaaaaagtacAGTTCGCAGCGGAAAACACGCATTTTCCAGCACATTATGCCAAACCTACAATTAGAGAACAATAGAGAACCCTTGCAGGTATTTGTGAATAGTgtgtagaaaaattagaatatCCATAAGGGCAATTTTTTATGaggaataaataactttttcaattgaatttgaatctcaaaaatatttgtcatcatgaaaaatatggtgaaagaaaaaaattgtagatttttacaatattgcatataaataagtaaatgttgAGGAAATCATAATTTGTTCTACAGAACTTTTCAGAATAAAGCTGACTATCAAACTGGATAGATAAATCTGGTTTACATAATATGTAACGTGAGTTAAGGGTCGTTAACATTAGTTAACTTTCCATGAAGTTTACTTGACTTCATTTGAAACAGCGATTTTTGCAAAATGAACTACTTTTGCAAACTTGCAGTCAAGTTTACAATTCAAGTTTTCTTAATCTCAAAAGTCTACCTACATAAGTTTTGGGTTTTGTAGTTTCAAGTTTCCTTGAATTCAAGGAAACTTGTTTAATGGAATCCCTACTTTACTGAacttttatatttaatatttagcTTCATATACATGAAACTAAATACTTGAGGCAACtacaaaaatgttcaagaaGCTGAActtaaaaattaacaaaaacaaGACGGTAAATATAAACTTTACACCAAAGAGGCAAATCCTCTTTGTTTACGGCATAACTGATAAAACAACAAACACAAAGCACTACACCAAGTTTCTTGATATAATGATGTCTCGTGTGATCTACATgttgagaagaatgaagtgcTTGCTGATTGATGAGCATATTTGATTATGGCCTATTATTCACTGTTCCATAGCCACATTATCTATGGAATACTGCTGTGGGGACACTCTTCACACTGTGAGAGTATTCTTCTGCTGCAGAAGAAGGCAGTTCGGATATTGTCATCCCGTGGTCATCTGGAGCACTGTGGGCCACTCTTCGCCAGACTCGGGATTCTCACATTTTTTAGCCAGTTTATCTTTGCTTCCCTCGTTGGTATTAGGAATACCAATCTGACAGTGAATCTGAGGGGGTTGCAGAGTGCCTACTCACTTCGAAATGCTCTCGAAGTCAATTTTCCTCGATGTAGGCTAAGTAACGCTCAAAACTGTTATCCGAATATCGctattaaaatgtttaatatgCTACCTCCATCTGTGCGTCTTTTGAGTGACAGTGAGTTTAAGAGAAGACTCAAGTCCTGGCTGCGTGCCAGACCATACTACTCCTTGAGTGAATTTTTTCAGGAATCTATAGTTGACATTTAGCGGCCATCACCGTGTTTGGCCATCTAtgccattatgttttattttttgtcaaaaaCTTTTGTGTGAAATTGTTTATTGACGTGATGACCTAACCAGCTCATCTGGCTGGCTAATGGTCCTACGAAAGAAGATTGAAGATGGACcactattgattgaataaaagttgCGTACGGTGATTTCAATCTACATACTTGAATCTGTAGTCCTTGCAATAAATTCAGACCCAAATTTGAGAAATAGTCAACATGGGTACAATAGGAGGACTAAGCTAAAAATTGACCTTTCGCAGCACAGGCTCAACAAATTTTAACGCGTACAAATACAAGCAGTTTCATACTTCTTCAATATTCTGTCAGATAGCCTAAACAATTTGAGAAACTCACGATCAACGTTCCACAAGGAACTGAAAAAGTATCTCACTGCAAGACAATACTATTTAGTGACAGAATCCATTGAAGATCAGAAATACTACCACCTTAGAAGATAGCGGTGCACGTTGCACCCACTGCCAACCTGTCTACTCGACTATTGAAGACCCTGATTGGGAGATCGACAAAAAAATACACAAATCCACGATCTTCGGACCGTAGTAAAGACATCGAAAGTAAAAAGTGAATATAAAGGCTAGCTATGGGCTCAATAGATAATGAAACATACAAGCTCGGATGTAGCGCATTGAATTAGCTTATGGCAATAGCCTAATATTTAGCTAAACATGGTAAAGCTAGGTTTAGAATCAAAATTAGCCTAggcattttcaaatcaaaattcaatgaatacGTTACTACACTCTCATAAAGGAAGGAGGGGAGGAGCGTACAGTATATTTTTACATAAGTAGCCTATAGGCCTATAGATTTATTTAGAAATtactgaaattaaaaaaaaaaacaaattgaatgacTTTAATGGTGTGATTACATTAAACAAACGCGTATATATATGCATGTGCAAGCTTGGCTATGCATGACCAAGTGTGCAGATAGGAAACAAGACTAGGAAAGAGCAATAGAAGCACTAACACACTGAAGCTTTGCACTTGCTAGTTGCATTCAGTGGGAGCACCAACATGGAAGTAACGTGTTTTAATggcaatttccaaattttgtttttggctCACGCATGATTTGACTTGCAAAATGCACTTGCACATAGCCTACGCAGTCAATGATTACATTCTTATGTACGTTCTAGGTGATCATTATTCTACAACTTATTAACATAGACccatttttaataaacttccttcatacGGCCTACTTTCTAGTCTCTAATTACAGTATTATAGCACATTAAGCTAGTATGAGTATGACTAATAATAATGCTTTCAACTTAACTTGAGGTAATAAAGCATAAGCTAtagtaaataaaaaaacaaattatatttaaataattagcCTACCCTTAGAACTGCAACACACTCCGGTGATGCAGTATTATTCAACAGTCTTGATTTTGAAGTCATAAATAATGAATGTTTGGCATTTTACTTTTTAATCAACAAGAATGTTGAAGTCAGCACGATACGCAGTCCTGCAAACACTCTTTCTACTTagaagatatttaaattatccTTCTCATCActcatttaaatataaaaaaataatagcctaattattattacaaaatgcaCTTTTCCGTATTCCGTGTCTGTGTTGATTGAATGTTgatcatttgatttgatttgcaaACACAACGAACTCAAATCAGCAAGTGTAGAGTGGAATGTCACTTTCTGTTTGGGAGTCAAAAAATAATAGACTTCTCACTCTGTGAATTtaacataaatttcattcaaatatttatatagagtgaaattattttgtttcaaaatttttctattcataaaatgttctatcaaatttatttggACCACTTCTCAAAGCAATTATCTTGACAGTCTCAGAATATACAATTAAAAATTGCTTGAGATGAGATTTGACGGTTTAGAGGCTGCTCGATAACTGCTCACGTATtaaggttcgaacccactagaacgtatcataccatgaccgtgcccgtaccgacacatgcaaaaaaatattctttgcatcatttgatatgtaatgcacccattagaccgttccgtcaccggccatgcacgtccaggtcaacatttgtcagccagtatattttgtctgtgacggaacgctccttgcatggcacgtgacgcctgcaaaccccgttgtaaccgcgtatgcaccgcgttggtaatcagttcaccgctacattctcttgctaactgacgcgttcccaacaacttctgaccgggcatcatacgcgtatcatacgcgtatcatacccgtatcatacgcgtaccatacgcgtaatgtactggcatagaCCGCTGTTGATCCGGtgtagtgggcatagttgttattttacgtgcctggcatggtctgacacggtccgtgtcttatacgttctagtgggttcgaacctttAAGGTGCGTACTAATATAAGCACCTGGAACACGCTCCGCACTTGCTCAAATCATGAATGTTACGCCAGATGTTACGCAAGGGAGCGCTAGAGGTTCGAAATATGTTCGAAGCttggaccagttatagaatagacacggcccattgtatattcatactgaaagtcgatgaagccaacatctactgccacatctccaaatcgtgatgtcagcatcagatagaaaacttttctgtggagtttgtttacattgttttacATAGCTGATTGTGTGTATTTCAGCAGGAGCGaagcgggagtttaccattctaatgaataataatttacatctttctgaaatagacacaatctggaagttttctatccgatgatgacgtcacgatttggcaaTATGGAAGtagattattttgttaatatactgaatccaattcaactagttatccaaacaaatgatgccatcatgagggaagcaataactttaaacggtgtacacacgcacgtttgcctcgggtgagcatacatGTATGGGCTTgcgttcgctgaggcatgtgggcgaaccggaaccctgtcggtattttggcgtgctcaaaggcgcctcgggcgagcattgaatgtacgtgtggacgcgattttgccatacggtaTGACGTTGTGTTTTAGCAccatgaaataattttgaagtaaaTAACTGAGCTTTagtagaattgtaaaattgaaagaatagatagcctagtcaaggtaccactcaaataaaatcgaatattattaatttatgataAAAAGTAATCATGTTATCTATTAAGCGATAAGAAaaccatgcaaaattgtaattaaacaGTAATGAGAATTCTctggcagaaataaaattatatagcggcttgtttattattggcagattataaaaaaaaaagatagcatgtacaatttgaggttagaatcctttgttttgatttaatacatcaatCGATCTTAGATCAATCAACAACTTATTGAATCGATATctaacaaatcagctgattgctcaatcaactgatatgaattgaattataatttttactcacaaaatatatattatatatactagggaaggtttatgtaaatagataagAACGACTATTATTGTTActcgaatatttattgaaatccaaaaaagtatgaaaaccaagagtacacaaagctcacataaaaaattaaatgtatatcgtATTATAGCTTCACAtatcaagatttatttattggaatactcTCAGACTAttacttaatttatttattcataaacttttatttatctttgtataacaaagttggagaaaccctgaatcttaagtaaccaattacatcacgtcttactaggattagaaagccaatcagaggaaagcttataaatcgttaaaggaagagatgaaatttttctgagaattgctctctctggcttgtgatctcgacctATGAGGAGCACATGGAGAATAGGGTTCttctttccaattaatttt comes from the Nilaparvata lugens isolate BPH chromosome 1, ASM1435652v1, whole genome shotgun sequence genome and includes:
- the LOC111056409 gene encoding protein lin-52 homolog isoform X2; protein product: MTALDESLLSLEKLDRTSPELWPEQIPGVSDYMHLNALSTHPLPKLWNKPLDEEDYVLMTQLSTLSHGALIAEVKKLHDAAYKLGLEEAKEMTKGKYLNVLSKKKYNSNLN
- the LOC111056409 gene encoding protein lin-52 homolog isoform X1, with product MQFNSLKFILVFTNMNMVASDDGSEQTMTALDESLLSLEKLDRTSPELWPEQIPGVSDYMHLNALSTHPLPKLWNKPLDEEDYVLMTQLSTLSHGALIAEVKKLHDAAYKLGLEEAKEMTKGKYLNVLSKKKYNSNLN